The Halobacillus amylolyticus nucleotide sequence GCGCCTCGTTTACGGAAGATTCTATCTATAAAATCTATGCTATTCACTTACAATCTTTAGCTGAACTGTTTTCTGTAATAATAAATTGATGAAATAGCACCAACTAAAAATGACAGGGAGACACCCATTACCAAATACCTCCTGAAGAAAACTGTTCCACTAGGCACAAAAAGTATATATAGTGCCAACATGAATACATAATTCATCTACTACATAAGGACGATTTTCTATTCTGAGACTTAAAACTTTATTCCAAATCTTCGTTTTCCATAACAATGAGTTATTCCACAATATGGCCCGTCGTGGTAGATACATTATCCTCAATTACTTCTTTGGATTAAAAAAGTTCATACTTAAATCCCTAGCATATTATTTTTCTTTTAACACTGAATACTTCCGATAAGCCCTGTAGAGACTGCTGCCAAATAAAACAACCATAAATGCGGGAAGCGACCTCAAAAGAACAAATGGTGTTTCAAATATAAGCGCTTTCCAAAATAATGCCCCTTCCATACTCCAAAGACCTTCAGTTAAATATAATCCCGAATCCTTGTAAATCGAATAAGAAAAAAACAAACACAGTACACCCAACCAAAATGAATAACCCATTAATCTTCTATAATAAATACCCTCTGATTGACGGTCCGAGAAGATTTCATTTTGATCATCTTCTTCTTTTTGCCAATACTGTCTTCCACCCAGCCGGTGCCCCTCTATGTGGCTCCAACCAAAATCTTCATATATCGCTTCGTATTCCTTGAATTTTTTCTTTGGTAAATAATCTTGATAATCAAGTCGCATAACATATCTTTTGTCCGTTTTTTTGAAAGTGTATATTCCTAATCCACTAATATTTGTACAGCGATAGCCCTCTTGTAATTGCTCATTCAGCCATTGCTCTTCTTTTTCAATATCAAAAAACATGTTAAACATCTTCATTTGAATCATCCCTTCCGTACAAGGATAAAATATGCGATAGCCTTTCTTGTTCCATTTTCAAAATGGCGCTTCCTTCCGCAGTTATCATATAAATTTTTCTCCGTCCCGAACTTCCAACAGGTTCAATCCAACCATGCTTATTCAAGTTTTCAATTGCACCGTATAATGTACCAGCCGCTAAACTAACAGTACCATTACTTATTTTTTCTATCTTCTGCATTACGGCATAGCCATGAAGTGGTTCACGTAACGCCAATAAAATGTAATGCATGGTTTCAGACAATGGCAATAATTTATGTTTCATGTTCTCACCCTCTAATCAGTTCAACTATATAGTCTGACTTTATAAAAATGTAATACAGTTCAACTGAATAGTCAACAGCATTTTTAAAGATTAATCGAAGGAACTTAAAATAAAAACTTAATAACAAAGCAAAAGTTTAATCCAAAAAAGTCGATTTCCATTACGCAGGAAATCGACTTTTTGTGTTAATTTTATTCAATTAAATGGCCCGTTCATAAGAAATGAAGCAAATCCTTATTCAGGAAATGCGCCCTTGTGATGGAATAAGCAAAAACCTTCCATAAACTGGGGCGGGCAAGGGCGCGCTCTTTTATTTTAGTAGGGTATTTCCACAGAGATTCTTAAATAACATGAGAGGATTCTTAAATAACTAGCTAGGATTCTCAAATATCAGGTCTTAGCTTTGAGAAGAACCATATTTTCGTCATTTCTCACAATGTATTACTCAATAATATGACCCGATCGTATTGTTGAATTGTCACAATCGAGCTTATCAACTCTATCAAACTTTATTTCAAAGCCACAAATAGCCCTCTTTTTTCAAGAAAAGTGCCCTATTGGGTAAGATTGTTCAGGTATAATAGGTCAAAACCCTCATGTTTGATCGATTTCTTTTAGAATCTTATTTTAATAATTCAAATTAGTCATAAATGAAAGACCAATTATGTCTAATACCCCTTGACTAAGTGGAGAAAAAAGAAAGTTCAAAACCGATAAACCAATTACCATATATAAAAAGAACCAAAAATATTTCAGCACTTATTCACCCCATTTTTTTGCTCCAGATAAGCGCCAAGTTGTTAAATAATATTAAGTAAGGACCTCTGCAGATAAATTCCAATCAAACCATCTTCCATGTCCATCCGTCTCACCAACCGTTTTATGCTTTACCTTTCCGTTTATAATTGAATCAACATGAAGCTTTCTATCATCAATATTATTGTAAATATGGAAGATATCTCTACAGCTGCCTATTTCACTGACTATTTGAATTAATTCGTTTTTAACACTCTTTGACATCTGATTAGCTACATGGGTATGAAAGATGCAAATTGTATTATCAGCAGGAATATCCTCTACTACTTCCGAAAGTAAAGCTACTCCATCTCCTTTCATTAGATTTGGAGGATTTAACCTTAATTGCTTAACTGAATCTTCAAAATGTTTTAGTCTCTCTTTATGTTCTGGCCATATAAGTGCTTTTAACCATAAATAATCTTCTTCATTGGTAAGATCGCTAATATGTAGGTCTATGCCTAACCGATCATTTACTGGAGGGGTTAGGGACAATAAATTGTGAGATATATCTCCTTCACGTATTTTAGAGGTTAAATGAACAGAAGAATTTTTATTCCCATATAGTTTATTACTCTCATAGGAGTAAGAATAATGGTCCCATAATAACTGCAGCCCCGCACTGGTACCGATTTCTATGAGGAAGAGAGGCTTATTGGTTTGCTGGTATATGTAACAAAATACCGGATACAGATAAGCACATCGTCGTACTTCATTTGTTTGGACAAGCTTGTTTTCTAGGATTAACTTTATGTTTTTGGTGTTTTCAATGCAAAAATCTTTAAATAATGGGAAAGCGTTATAACCCCTTTTCACCTCATTCACTACACTTGGATAGAATTCTTTCAATTCATGATCTGTACCTTGGAGCAGTAAATAATGAACAGCTCCAAAGAGTAAATTTGGAATAGGTTGACCTTCTCTAGCATGTAAACACAGATTCAATAATTCATTATCCTTAGCGATTTGTAAGGACAAGTTTTTATAAAGCTCACTTGAACCTTCACATTCTAAAACGGCGAAGTTCTCAAACCTTTCAGCTACCGATTTAGTATTCATATTTCTCCCCTCGTATTGTTAACGCTATCATTTATAACTTTTTTTATTCAAGAATATGGTCCTTTTAAGAAGGATCAACACTTATCCCTTATTCAAGGGAAGCGCTTTTTCCATGATAAGCTTATATTAGCTGGTATTAGCTGGTATTAGTTTAACGAGAATGCTCTTCTAGGTAAGTTGAGAAGCCCTTAAGAATTTTATTGTATTTATTCTCTATCTTTTCTTCATTAACTGTCATCAATTTCCTTTCCTTCATTATCCATTCCCCGTCAACCATTACATTTTGGACGAAATACTCTTCACTATAAAACAGGACATTGTGGAGATAAGTTGAAAAGTTCTCTTCGGCAATCAATGGATTTAAGGATGAATCTTTTTTGATAAAAACTAGGTCTGCTTTGTGACCCTCTTTTATTTCACCTATATCTTCTTCTAACTGATAAGCTCTTGCTCCGTTTATGGTTGCCATTCTAAAAATATCCTCGGCAGAGAACTTATCAATAGAATTATTTATTTTTAGTAAGTAATAGGTTAATCTCATTAATTCCCACATGTTAGTGTGAGCGTAATCAGTACCCAAACAAACGTTTATACCCTTTTCATGCATTCCATTAACATCTGCTAGACCAGCGCCAGTATTTAGATTTGAAATAGGACAGTGAACAACAGAGCTCCCATTCTTTGCTATCAACTCCATATCTTTTCCCGACATAAATACGCCGTGAAAAAGTACAGCGTTTTCGTCCAAAAGATTTCCTTCATTGTATAACTCGACGCTCGACTTGCCATATTTGGAGTTTACAATATTGAATCTCCACTGATTCTCTAAACAATGAGTCATCATTA carries:
- a CDS encoding DUF2812 domain-containing protein → MKMFNMFFDIEKEEQWLNEQLQEGYRCTNISGLGIYTFKKTDKRYVMRLDYQDYLPKKKFKEYEAIYEDFGWSHIEGHRLGGRQYWQKEEDDQNEIFSDRQSEGIYYRRLMGYSFWLGVLCLFFSYSIYKDSGLYLTEGLWSMEGALFWKALIFETPFVLLRSLPAFMVVLFGSSLYRAYRKYSVLKEK
- a CDS encoding PadR family transcriptional regulator; the encoded protein is MKHKLLPLSETMHYILLALREPLHGYAVMQKIEKISNGTVSLAAGTLYGAIENLNKHGWIEPVGSSGRRKIYMITAEGSAILKMEQERLSHILSLYGRDDSNEDV
- a CDS encoding DUF2332 domain-containing protein, with protein sequence MNTKSVAERFENFAVLECEGSSELYKNLSLQIAKDNELLNLCLHAREGQPIPNLLFGAVHYLLLQGTDHELKEFYPSVVNEVKRGYNAFPLFKDFCIENTKNIKLILENKLVQTNEVRRCAYLYPVFCYIYQQTNKPLFLIEIGTSAGLQLLWDHYSYSYESNKLYGNKNSSVHLTSKIREGDISHNLLSLTPPVNDRLGIDLHISDLTNEEDYLWLKALIWPEHKERLKHFEDSVKQLRLNPPNLMKGDGVALLSEVVEDIPADNTICIFHTHVANQMSKSVKNELIQIVSEIGSCRDIFHIYNNIDDRKLHVDSIINGKVKHKTVGETDGHGRWFDWNLSAEVLT
- a CDS encoding amidohydrolase family protein, whose protein sequence is MRLKNVTFLNSDMRLETRDLSIEDGKISFDFNRDNKENSINCEDYLVIPGLINAHFHSYSPLTKGLTKEMAIQDWCNDSEQGKIQQLFFDYLDNEVAKEDFVYVAQKSYIDMVKNGVTFVSDSDPGDSPELLSHAINEIGIRGIIDTYEEIEDYHSKTNGNVLFGTHLLEEEDITNEELRNLQGVKDKYNPIMMTHCLENQWRFNIVNSKYGKSSVELYNEGNLLDENAVLFHGVFMSGKDMELIAKNGSSVVHCPISNLNTGAGLADVNGMHEKGINVCLGTDYAHTNMWELMRLTYYLLKINNSIDKFSAEDIFRMATINGARAYQLEEDIGEIKEGHKADLVFIKKDSSLNPLIAEENFSTYLHNVLFYSEEYFVQNVMVDGEWIMKERKLMTVNEEKIENKYNKILKGFSTYLEEHSR